One window of Candidatus Tokpelaia hoelldoblerii genomic DNA carries:
- the folA gene encoding Dihydrofolate reductase (bhsal12700), producing the protein MRVKLSLIAAMTENGVIGRNNAMPWRLSSDLKRFKALTLGKPVIMGRKTWGSLGRPLAHRLNIVITRDPAFRAEGASLVHTLDEARQLAVNAAQKAGLDEIFVIGGSEIFRQALPYADKMYLTEILTHLEGDTYFPPFVPGDWQAVFSEMLPAGEKDEYPTRFVVYERNSHMRG; encoded by the coding sequence ATGAGGGTGAAGCTGAGCCTGATTGCAGCAATGACGGAAAACGGTGTGATTGGCCGCAATAATGCCATGCCCTGGCGGCTTTCCAGTGATTTGAAGCGTTTCAAGGCGTTGACTTTAGGCAAGCCGGTGATTATGGGACGCAAGACATGGGGCAGTCTGGGACGGCCTTTGGCCCACCGGCTGAATATTGTTATCACCCGTGATCCTGCTTTCAGGGCAGAAGGGGCAAGTCTTGTTCATACACTGGATGAGGCGCGGCAATTGGCGGTGAATGCCGCGCAAAAGGCTGGCCTTGACGAAATATTTGTCATTGGCGGCAGTGAGATTTTCCGGCAAGCGCTGCCTTATGCCGATAAAATGTACCTGACGGAAATTTTGACACATCTTGAGGGGGACACATATTTCCCGCCTTTTGTGCCGGGTGACTGGCAGGCAGTTTTCAGCGAGATGCTGCCCGCGGGCGAAAAGGATGAATATCCGACACGATTCGTCGTTTATGAGCGTAACAGCCATATGCGGGGCTGA